Genomic window (Lujinxingia vulgaris):
TGAAGTAGGCGATGCTACCGAAGAGCACGACGAGGATGGCGAAGACGGTGGCCAGCGCGGGGCGCCGGACGCTGATGGAGGCCAGATCGTTCATGGGGCCTCCTTGAGCGTTTCTTCGAGCACTTCTTCGGAGAACCACTGGTTGCGCATGCCCGGGGTGGTGGCTTCGGGGACGATGTCGTTGACGTCGAGGGCGTCGTCGGAGTCATCGACGCGAACCTTGTCGCCCTCTTCGAGGGCCTGACGTCCGGTGACGACGACGCGCTCCCCTTCGCTTAAGCCTTCGAGGACTTCGACCCTGGCGTCGGTGCGGGCGCCTTTTTCGATGGTGCGCGCTTTGACGGTGTTGTCGTCTTGGAGCACCCAGACCGAGGAGCCCTCCAGCGATTCGGTGATGGCGGTTGTGGGGATGGTCAGGGCGCCGGGGCGCTCTTCGAGGATAAGGCGCACCTGCACAAGCGCGCCGGGGCGCAGGGAGGCGTCGGGCTGCAACCTTGCCTGGGCGGCCAGGGTGCGATTGAGGGTGTTGAGGCCGGATTCCAGGGCGGTGATGCGGGCGTCGATGAGGTTTTGGGAGTCGAAGGCGCGAAGTTGCAGGGGTTGGTCGAGGCGGATGCGGGAGGCGAAACGCTCGGGGACTTCAAAACGCACGTCGAGCTCGTCGAGGTTACGCAGGGTGGCGATGTGGGTGTCGGGGGTGACGATGGCGCCGGGGCTTACCTCGACAAGGCCGATGACGCCATCGAAAGGGGCGCGCACCACGCGTTCTGCGATCATGGCGTCGAGGCGGCTGATCTCGGCTTTTGCGATCTCCCATTCGCCGAGCGCCAGGTCGTACTCCTGGCGGCTTACGGCTTGTTGCTCAAGGGCGGCCTGGAGGCGGTCTTATTCGGCTTCGAGGAGGGCTGCCTGACGCTCGGCGACCAGGCGCTCGGCGCGCAGGGCGTCGTCGCGAAGGCGCAGGAGTACCTGGCCACGCTCCACGCGCTGGCCGTCTTCGATGGGCAGGCTCACCACGCGGCCGCTGACCTCGGGCTGGATGATGATTTCATCGGCGGCCTGCACCGAGCCCATCAGGGTGAGGGTGTCGTAGAGGTTGGTGGCGCGGACCGGCTCGACGGTGACGCGGGGGGCGGAGGGGGCCTCGTCGCCGGAGCCGCCGGCGTCGGGTTGTGGCGAGGCGTTGATGCGGGAGAAGGCCAGGCCGGCGATCAGGGCGATGGTGCCCAGAATGACGAGGGTACGAAAGAGGACTCGCTTGTTCACTGCTCTACTCAGCTTCGAGGTCACCTAAGGAGGGGTGGGGCGGGCTGCGCCGCAGGGGAAGCTGACTACGAGGTGAGGGAAGGCAAGTCAGGAGGCGACGAGCTTTTTGACTTTGCGGGCGCCCTCCAGGGCGATCTCGCGTTGCTCGGCGACGCCTTTTGCCAGGAGGGCTTTGACGCCCGGGAGGTCAGCGAGCAGAGCGTCGATCTTCTGGACGAAGGCGTCGGCGTCGATGGTGTTGATGTCTTCGACCCACTGGCCCGCGCCCATGCGCTCAAAGAGTTCAGTGGTTTTGAACTCGTAGGAGACGGGCAGGACGGCGGTGCCTGCGATCAGCGCGAGGATCGCCATATGCATGCGGGTGGCGATGACGGCGTCGAAAGCCGCGAGTGTTTTGACGAGGTCTTGAGGGGGGTGGAAGGCGTCATCGACGTTGACGTGCTTGCGTACGGCGTCGGGGAGGGTGTCGACGATGGCGTGGGCGGTCTTGCTGTCGTGGGTCCAGTATTCGGGGATGCCCTGGCAGGTGGAGATAAAGGTGACGTCTGCCTGGTGGTGTTCGACCAGATGGGTGACGCCGGCGGCGATGGCGTCACAGTAGCGCTTCATGCCCTCGTCGGTGGAGAGGTTTTCAAAGTGGCTCCAGTGGCGCACGGAGACCGCAACCTTAGGCCGGCGCGTGTTGTCGGTGGTGTCTGAGATCGTGTCGGCGCCTTCGCGGGCAGGCGTTGCCGGTTTTGGGCCGACGTCGAGGGCGAAGACGGCGTCGGCGCAGACATGCAGGTTGTCTGGCGAGACGCCGATCTCGAGGAGATGATGTTTTGAGCGGGCATCACGCAGGAGGACGAGGCTTGCCTGGTTGAAAATATCGCGGACGCGCTGCTGGTTTTGGGGCTCGCGGAAGGGGCCCAGCGACTGGGTGTAGAAGACGAGCGGGCGGCCCAGCGCCAGTGCGATCCGGTAGTCGAAGAGGCGAGGCTCGATGTCGTAGTTTTCGACGAGGTAGGTGCCGCCGGTGCTGATGATGAGGTCGGCCTCGGCGTAGGTTTGCAGGGCTTCGACTTCGGCGCGGCTTAAGAGGAGCTTTGCAGCGCTCTTTTGTCCCCTGCCCCAGAGCTTTGCAGCGGTCTCGAAGCGTCGCATCTGCAAGGGGCGGACGATGGGGCCGAGTCCGCTCGGAGAGCGAGCGACCTTCAGGTAGAGGAGTTTTTGAAAGTCGAAGTCGGGGTAGTAGCGCCGGGCAGTCTCGGGCTGGCTGTCAAAGACGGTGAAGCGGGTGTCTTTGCCGAGCTCGTCGGAAAGCGCGTCGACGATGGCCTGCAAGATGGCGGCGTCGCCGCCGTTGAGGGCGACGGTGTTGGAGATGATGACTTTCAACGAGGAACCTCAACGGGAATCGGATCACGGCAGGCGCAGCGGCCTGTGGGCACAGCGGATCGGCGCGGCTGACCTACCACATCAGGCGGAGGGCTCTCCAGTGGATTCGCTGATGTCGCGGCCGGCGCGCAGGTAGCCGACGAGGGCGATGAGGTCACGCAGGGCGCGGCGTCCCGCGGGCAGCACGCCCAGAACAAGAAGCGCGCCGAGGAGGCAGGTGGGGATGGCCAGGGCGACGTTGGCCACGGAGGATTCGATGGGCAGGTAGATGCGCTGGGCCAGCAGAGCGGTGGCGCCGCCGAGCGCCGCGCTGAAGGGGATGAAGGCGGTGCGGTAGAAGTCGCCCATTTTGATGGGGCCCTGGCGCGTGACAAA
Coding sequences:
- a CDS encoding biotin/lipoyl-binding protein; translation: MNKRVLFRTLVILGTIALIAGLAFSRINASPQPDAGGSGDEAPSAPRVTVEPVRATNLYDTLTLMGSVQAADEIIIQPEVSGRVVSLPIEDGQRVERGQVLLRLRDDALRAERLVAERQAALLEAE
- a CDS encoding polysaccharide pyruvyl transferase family protein; translation: MKVIISNTVALNGGDAAILQAIVDALSDELGKDTRFTVFDSQPETARRYYPDFDFQKLLYLKVARSPSGLGPIVRPLQMRRFETAAKLWGRGQKSAAKLLLSRAEVEALQTYAEADLIISTGGTYLVENYDIEPRLFDYRIALALGRPLVFYTQSLGPFREPQNQQRVRDIFNQASLVLLRDARSKHHLLEIGVSPDNLHVCADAVFALDVGPKPATPAREGADTISDTTDNTRRPKVAVSVRHWSHFENLSTDEGMKRYCDAIAAGVTHLVEHHQADVTFISTCQGIPEYWTHDSKTAHAIVDTLPDAVRKHVNVDDAFHPPQDLVKTLAAFDAVIATRMHMAILALIAGTAVLPVSYEFKTTELFERMGAGQWVEDINTIDADAFVQKIDALLADLPGVKALLAKGVAEQREIALEGARKVKKLVAS